Below is a genomic region from Spirosoma radiotolerans.
CACAGCAATTTGCCAAGGGTAAGCAGGTATTCGGAAGCATGGGTTTCTCCCGTAGCCAGATAATGCAAACTATGCAGCGCCTTCTCCCGAGACAGGTCATCAATAAATTCGCCGTTTTCAATCCAGCCCACTTCTCTGAAAAACGGGGATAAAAACGGGGACAGAAGGATTATTCCTGCGTTTTTAACGAAATACTTAGGTCTGTCGCCAACGGCCGAATCCGTCGCCGACTGAAGAAAGGGAGCCTCCGTCGGTTCGAAAGCTACTTGAGAAACGGCGTTGTCTTTCGAAACAGCCTTGTAGTCAGTTAATTGGGTTTTCGATAATTGATGGACCGTTGGCCGTTGCAAGGGGCGGTTAAGTACCTGTTCAATGATAGCCCCGGTCTGACTAACCAACGTTGGTTGATGCGTAACGTAGGGCATTAGCCGTAGATAAACCTCCGCCGGAAGTGGCTCTTGCTTCAGTAAGCTGGCTTCAATTGGTTCGGCATGAACCCAGGTTTGCAGTTCAGGAAAACATCGGCCTATTAAATCCGCTGCAACTTCGGTCGTGAATTGGTAGATCAACCGTTGGACAACCTGCGGAGCGCGGATAATACGAAGTAGTTCGGAACGAAGCGTTTCGGGCTGTTGGTGAATCAGTTCGTTAAGAATAGTGTCCAATTTCGTTGTTTCGGCAATGGCCCACCAAGGTAACTGACCCGTCAGAAGGAAATGAATCAGCGTATCGAGATCCGTTTTCTGCCGAGAAACCGCACCGGTTGTCGCCGTAGATAAGGCTAGCTGCTTCACGAAAGCGGCTTCGAAATGGTGCTCAAACGCAGTCGCAAACAGGTTTTCATCGGGAAAGTCGGTAACGAAAACGGGTAGTTGAACCACCAGTTTATCCAGCCGCAACCACTGATCTTCGGAGATGTAGCGCGAGCAGATCCGGTCTATTGCCGACACCAGCAGAGGTTGCAGGGTCCGCCCAACTTCAGCCCCAACCCGCATGGCCTGCTCGTCGGAGGGGCAGGTCATCTCGAACTGTAGGCTGTTGACAAGGTGCGTTTGCATAATTCCGAAATTATGGGGCGCAGGTCAAAATACTGGGTATGATTCGATAAGATCATCCCGTTATCATACCCGGTACATTGATCTGCTTTCTTTGCATAAACGTCCACTAACCCTCGTGTCCGCAGTCGTCCTGGCAATGTCCACAGGTTTGGAGCGTATCCAGCGCTGTGACCAATGGATTCACGTTTTCGTAGGCCGGTACTTCATTCGTCGCCATCTCGGTCAGCCAGGCAAGGTAGGTTTGTTCAAACGTCCGCATCTGTTCGATGCCTACCCATTTCACCCGCATCTGCACATGGGCCGGTGCCTGGGTCTGTATGGTTTTTTCCACCAGGTTCCGATACGTCCGATCTTTAAACCGGCTGGGCCAGCAGGGCAGTATCACCGTTGTGCGAAACGAGTACGGGTCTTCATTATGATCGCAGGGATTGGACGCGCAATACCAGTCTAACTGAAACGAGAAAAAGCGAATCAGGGCCCCGATGGCCTCCTCTACGTCGAAGGAAACTTTTGGGCCGCCGGGCATTCTGCGATTAAAACTATACCCGCTTTGCCCCAGCACGTCGTTGGGATTGTCCGTATGCAGGATGAAGCCATATTTCAGGGCAGACCCCTGTTCACCGTTGTTTACAATCTGATAATTTGCCCGCTCAGAACCATATTCCCGCAGAGCCGCCAGCCGGTCGCTGAGTTGCTCATATCGCTTGAATTTCAACGGCATATACGTTGTCGCTGGGCCGTAGATAACGCGCTGATACAATAGGCTGATCGATTCGGTTGTTTTTTTCGCCCGCGTGAGCACTTCGAGTTTCCAGGGCATTTTGTCGTAACACTGGTCAGCAGGCAGGCGACTTACGCTGATACGGTGGGTGGGAGCTTCCCCTTCGTCAAGGCCAATGCCCAAGTCGCATTCATCCAGGCAGATGGCAGGCAAGGCTACCGGTATATCGTTCCTCCCCGATTCATCAAGAACTTCGTCTAAGCGGGGGCGCAGGAGGATGTGCTCCACCAAGTGCAGCCCCTCCCGTGCATTGACGGCGCTGACCCAGGCCATTATTTTTTTGATAGTGGCTTCACGGATCTCCCGTTTAGGGTAATACCCACTGGTGGCAATAACCGTGTCGCCGTTGGCGGCCATGAGTTCAAACCAGAACTGCCCAACGTCACCCTGGTTTTTGCGCGCCCGGTAGTTTACATCGTCGTGAAGCCGGTAATACGACCGTTTTCCGGCCTGCTCAATAAGCAGGTGCATAAGGTCTTCCGTACAGCAACCTACGGCTACCTCTACGCTTGTTAACCAAACCTCAGATGGTGAATCAGGGTTTTGCACCTGAATCACCTGGACGGGACTGCCTTTTGGGTTCGTTTTTGGCTTTTCGCCCGATTTACTTTTTTCCAAAACAGCCTGTGTCAGGATATTCGTCGGGACTAAACTTCGGGTGGCCAGGTCAGGCATACCCAGCAACCGCCTGATTCGCCGTTCGGTGCCGGATATATTTTCGATCATGCGTGGTTTGTCGCCATCCTTGCTGTAGACGTCCCACCTCTCATCGATTGAATAATCGAACCCACGCGCCCGGTCTCCACTGATTTTTACGTAATCCTGCAGTAGCTTACTTTTGTCGTTTAGCAGCCGATGGTCTACGTTTTGGGGCGAAACTAAGCGGGTCTGGGCTTCATACTCGTCTATGTCTTCCGAAAAACGCGCCATCAGGTGATTCAAAAACCGGTTTCTTCGTTCTGAAAACTGGTTTGGTTTCTCGACTAAATCTTCCAGAATCTCCTGGAAGAT
It encodes:
- a CDS encoding contractile injection system tape measure protein, encoding MQTHLVNSLQFEMTCPSDEQAMRVGAEVGRTLQPLLVSAIDRICSRYISEDQWLRLDKLVVQLPVFVTDFPDENLFATAFEHHFEAAFVKQLALSTATTGAVSRQKTDLDTLIHFLLTGQLPWWAIAETTKLDTILNELIHQQPETLRSELLRIIRAPQVVQRLIYQFTTEVAADLIGRCFPELQTWVHAEPIEASLLKQEPLPAEVYLRLMPYVTHQPTLVSQTGAIIEQVLNRPLQRPTVHQLSKTQLTDYKAVSKDNAVSQVAFEPTEAPFLQSATDSAVGDRPKYFVKNAGIILLSPFLSPFFREVGWIENGEFIDDLSREKALHSLHYLATGETHASEYLLTLGKLLCGIPLKVPVPRKIDLTEAGYREAYALLTDVISHWQALKSTSVNGLREGFLQRDGVLTFTNSAWELQVERQTIDVLLDSIPWSFSLIKLPWMPSLLYTQW